The Carbonactinospora thermoautotrophica genome window below encodes:
- a CDS encoding aldehyde dehydrogenase family protein: MSDVADSVKQEVTEIVARARAAQEAIADYTQEQTDDLCAAVAWAVARTDRAEALAKLAVDEGGFGNYADKVTKIKKRVLGALADMRDVRTVGVVEEDPARGLVKIAKPVGVVAALIPTTGPDATPPLKALFALKGRNAIVVAPHPRTAETTAAVVEYMREACVRVGAPADLVQVLSRPSIAKTQELMRQADLVVATGGAAMVKAAYSSGTPAYGVGVGNSVHVVDETADLDDAATAIADAKTFDYATSCLADNAIVVEASVYEDLLERLVARGAHRCDAKEKAALQRCMWPDGRHVPSADVIAKPATTIAQLAGFTIAPDRTFLVVEEDGVGPDHPFSGEKLSVVLAAYRYTGGIERAVELVNAITSYQGLGHTCGIHTRRDDHVDALAFGTRTARVMVNQNLNEGAGSPRNGLPFTLSLSCGTWGGNITTENVNARHFVNLTWVSRPIEPHPVSEEELFARYWARYGR, translated from the coding sequence ATGAGTGACGTGGCCGACAGCGTGAAGCAGGAGGTAACGGAGATCGTGGCCCGCGCCAGGGCGGCGCAGGAGGCGATCGCCGATTACACCCAGGAACAGACCGATGACCTGTGCGCTGCGGTGGCCTGGGCGGTGGCCCGCACCGACCGCGCGGAAGCCCTGGCCAAGCTCGCGGTGGACGAGGGCGGCTTCGGCAACTACGCCGACAAGGTGACCAAGATCAAGAAGCGTGTGCTCGGCGCGCTGGCCGACATGCGCGACGTCCGCACGGTGGGTGTGGTGGAGGAGGACCCGGCACGCGGCCTGGTGAAAATCGCCAAGCCGGTCGGCGTCGTCGCCGCCCTCATCCCGACCACCGGCCCGGACGCCACCCCGCCGCTCAAGGCGCTGTTCGCGCTCAAGGGGCGCAACGCCATCGTGGTGGCGCCGCACCCGCGGACTGCCGAGACCACGGCCGCGGTCGTGGAGTACATGCGCGAGGCCTGCGTGCGGGTCGGCGCGCCCGCCGATCTGGTGCAGGTGCTGTCGCGTCCGTCGATCGCCAAGACCCAGGAGCTGATGCGCCAGGCCGACCTGGTCGTCGCCACCGGCGGCGCGGCGATGGTCAAGGCCGCCTACAGCTCGGGCACCCCCGCGTACGGTGTGGGCGTCGGCAACTCGGTGCACGTGGTCGACGAGACCGCCGATCTTGATGACGCCGCCACCGCCATCGCCGACGCGAAGACCTTCGACTACGCGACGAGCTGTCTTGCCGACAACGCCATCGTGGTCGAGGCGAGCGTCTATGAGGACTTGCTGGAGCGCCTCGTGGCCCGCGGCGCCCACCGGTGTGACGCGAAGGAGAAGGCCGCCCTACAGCGGTGCATGTGGCCGGACGGCCGGCACGTGCCGTCAGCCGACGTCATCGCCAAGCCGGCCACCACGATCGCCCAGCTCGCCGGCTTCACGATCGCCCCCGACCGGACGTTCCTCGTCGTCGAGGAGGACGGCGTCGGACCCGATCACCCGTTCTCGGGCGAGAAGCTGTCGGTCGTGCTGGCCGCCTACCGGTACACCGGCGGGATCGAGCGAGCCGTCGAGCTGGTCAACGCCATCACCAGCTACCAGGGCCTCGGGCACACCTGCGGCATCCACACCCGCCGCGACGACCACGTGGACGCGCTGGCCTTCGGCACCCGGACCGCACGGGTGATGGTCAACCAGAACCTCAACGAGGGGGCCGGGAGCCCGCGCAACGGCCTGCCGTTCACGCTCAGCCTGAGCTGCGGCACCTGGGGCGGCAACATCACCACGGAGAACGTCAACGCGCGTCATTTCGTGAACCTCACGTGGGTCTCGCGTCCCATCGAGCCGCATCCGGTCAGTGAAGAGGAGCTGTTCGCGCGGTACTGGGCGCGGTACGGGCGGTGA
- a CDS encoding urea amidolyase associated protein UAAP2 produces MSTLTDFTPTSRIVRDDIVPARAPWSAIVRRGHVLTIVDLHGNQAVDFLLYDAADTTRRYSAADTIQAQGNVFLTTGSVLRDNEYRPLMTIVEDTCGRHDTLGGACSKESNILRYGHHTAHQHACVENFLIEGARWGLGKRDLVSNINWFMNVPIEPDGTLGIVYGISAPGLRVSLRAETDVLVLVSNCPQINDPCNGFDPTPIRMTVTAPSDR; encoded by the coding sequence ATGAGCACCCTGACCGACTTCACCCCGACCAGCCGGATCGTCCGCGACGACATCGTCCCCGCCCGCGCGCCGTGGTCTGCGATCGTCCGCCGCGGACACGTGCTCACCATCGTCGACCTTCATGGCAACCAGGCCGTCGACTTCCTGCTCTACGACGCCGCGGATACCACCCGCCGGTACAGCGCGGCAGACACCATCCAGGCCCAGGGGAACGTCTTCTTGACCACCGGCAGCGTGCTGCGCGACAACGAGTACCGCCCGCTCATGACGATCGTCGAGGACACCTGCGGCCGCCACGACACGCTGGGTGGCGCGTGCAGCAAAGAATCCAACATCCTGCGCTACGGGCACCACACCGCGCACCAGCACGCGTGTGTGGAGAACTTCCTCATCGAGGGCGCCCGCTGGGGCCTGGGCAAGCGTGACCTGGTCAGCAACATCAACTGGTTCATGAACGTCCCCATCGAGCCCGACGGCACCCTCGGCATCGTCTACGGGATCTCCGCCCCTGGGCTGCGGGTCTCGCTGCGCGCGGAGACCGACGTGCTGGTGCTGGTTTCCAACTGCCCGCAGATCAACGACCCGTGCAACGGCTTCGATCCCACCCCGATCCGCATGACCGTCACCGCGCCGAGTGACCGGTGA
- a CDS encoding helix-turn-helix domain-containing protein, producing the protein MSAFAISADWPPASDTVLRDQLSSLRGLLMLSMLMTASGDERQILHLATTSVPSFGHCHVEGVYLVDGQWQETVPSPTRAEVRAALEAQLKTLGRTGGQVTIPGEAWGWALPLRSLAGDLGYLVVAADDEPPPAEQFLLQALAQQAGVALANARLHAKERATAEELRAANAALAETVRALERAIRIHDRFTRVVVAGEGQEGIATALHELTGFPVAVEDRYGNLRAWAGPNRPEPYPKDPPARREQMMRRALREGRPIREGGRLLAVANPRDDVLGVLALVDPARAAGEQEQIALEYGATVLAMELARLRSMAETELRLRRDLVEELLSGTDEESALARAHALGYDLERRHRVIVVEGRARIQDRDVFFHAVRRAARTTGVGSLLVARGDTVVVLSDTDVPWERFRTAVLTELGGGRCRLGIGGPCDRPAEFPRSYREALLALKMQRTARGNDRAISYEDLGVYRILGEVNDPAAVERFVRQWLGALLDYDERKHSELVTTLSQYLESGGNYDATAAALAVHRSTLKYRLQRIREISGHDLADPDTRFNLQLATRAWRTLHALRS; encoded by the coding sequence ATGAGTGCGTTCGCGATTTCGGCCGACTGGCCGCCTGCTTCCGACACGGTGCTACGCGACCAGCTCTCCAGCCTGCGCGGCCTTCTCATGCTGTCGATGTTGATGACCGCGAGCGGCGACGAACGGCAGATCCTGCACCTGGCGACGACCTCGGTGCCGTCCTTCGGACATTGTCACGTCGAAGGCGTGTACCTCGTCGACGGCCAGTGGCAGGAGACCGTGCCGTCGCCGACCCGTGCGGAAGTGCGGGCCGCGCTGGAAGCGCAGCTCAAGACCCTGGGCCGTACCGGCGGGCAGGTCACCATCCCCGGCGAGGCCTGGGGGTGGGCGCTGCCGCTGCGCAGCCTGGCAGGGGATCTCGGCTACCTGGTCGTCGCCGCCGACGACGAGCCGCCGCCGGCCGAGCAGTTCCTGCTGCAGGCGCTCGCCCAGCAGGCGGGCGTCGCTTTGGCCAACGCCCGCCTGCACGCGAAGGAACGGGCGACGGCCGAGGAGCTGCGCGCGGCCAACGCCGCCCTGGCGGAGACGGTCCGAGCCCTGGAGCGCGCCATCCGGATCCACGACCGGTTCACCCGGGTGGTGGTCGCCGGGGAAGGCCAGGAAGGGATCGCGACGGCCCTGCATGAGCTGACCGGTTTCCCGGTCGCCGTCGAGGACCGCTACGGCAACCTGCGGGCATGGGCGGGTCCGAACCGACCCGAACCGTACCCGAAGGATCCGCCGGCCCGACGCGAGCAGATGATGCGGCGTGCCCTGCGTGAAGGGCGGCCGATCCGCGAAGGCGGACGCCTGCTGGCCGTCGCCAACCCGCGCGACGACGTGCTCGGCGTGCTGGCCCTGGTGGATCCCGCGCGAGCGGCCGGGGAGCAGGAGCAGATCGCCCTGGAGTACGGCGCGACGGTGCTCGCGATGGAACTCGCCCGCCTGCGGAGCATGGCCGAGACCGAGTTGCGGCTCCGTCGTGACCTGGTCGAGGAGCTGCTGTCCGGCACCGACGAGGAGAGCGCGCTCGCCCGGGCCCACGCCCTCGGCTACGACCTGGAACGCCGGCACCGGGTCATCGTCGTCGAGGGACGTGCCCGCATCCAGGACCGCGACGTGTTCTTCCACGCGGTCCGGCGTGCGGCACGCACGACGGGTGTCGGCTCGCTCCTCGTCGCCCGCGGCGACACGGTCGTCGTGCTGTCCGACACCGACGTGCCGTGGGAACGGTTCCGCACGGCGGTGCTGACCGAACTCGGCGGCGGTCGTTGCCGGCTCGGCATCGGCGGCCCGTGCGACCGGCCTGCGGAGTTCCCCCGCTCGTACCGGGAGGCACTGCTCGCGCTCAAGATGCAGCGCACCGCGCGCGGCAACGACCGGGCCATCAGCTACGAGGACCTGGGCGTGTACCGGATCCTGGGCGAGGTGAACGACCCGGCGGCGGTGGAGCGGTTCGTGCGCCAGTGGCTTGGGGCGCTCCTGGACTACGACGAGCGCAAGCACTCGGAGCTGGTCACGACCCTGAGCCAGTACCTGGAGTCCGGGGGCAACTACGATGCGACGGCGGCGGCGCTGGCGGTGCACCGCAGCACGCTCAAGTACCGGCTGCAGCGGATCCGCGAAATCTCAGGCCACGATCTCGCGGATCCGGACACCCGCTTCAACCTGCAGCTCGCCACCCGGGCGTGGCGCACCCTGCACGCGCTGCGCTCCTGA
- a CDS encoding MEDS domain-containing protein — protein MPNSIALGIPGVRIAPGDHLCAFYRGLAERDKILIPYLSEGLRRGDKCICVVDATDPEVVLTALAADLDLGPYLSSQQLDVQRSSDTYLREGRFSTPLMLDFWDQAVGGALAHGFSFTRAVGEMTWSLRQMPGVDELIGYESKLNLFLPRYPQVILCLYDLDRFSGAVLMDVLKTHPKVLVGGIVFDNPYYLEPDEFLAIRQ, from the coding sequence TTGCCCAACTCGATAGCTCTCGGCATTCCCGGCGTCCGGATCGCGCCGGGTGATCATTTGTGCGCGTTCTACCGCGGCTTGGCGGAACGGGACAAGATTCTGATCCCGTACCTCAGTGAGGGGCTTCGAAGAGGCGACAAGTGCATCTGCGTCGTGGATGCCACCGACCCTGAGGTGGTGCTCACGGCGCTCGCCGCCGACCTCGACCTCGGGCCTTATTTGAGCAGCCAGCAACTCGACGTCCAGCGGTCAAGCGACACGTACCTGCGCGAGGGCAGGTTCTCCACGCCTCTCATGCTGGACTTCTGGGACCAGGCGGTCGGCGGCGCGCTCGCGCACGGCTTCAGCTTCACGCGCGCCGTCGGAGAGATGACCTGGTCGCTGCGGCAGATGCCGGGGGTCGACGAGCTGATCGGGTACGAGTCGAAGCTCAACCTGTTCCTGCCGCGTTACCCGCAGGTGATCCTGTGCCTTTACGACCTTGACCGGTTCAGCGGCGCGGTGCTCATGGACGTGTTGAAGACCCATCCGAAGGTCCTGGTCGGGGGCATAGTGTTCGACAACCCCTACTACCTCGAACCGGACGAGTTCCTCGCGATCAGACAGTGA